The following are from one region of the Methanospirillum hungatei genome:
- a CDS encoding formate/nitrite transporter family protein: MSYHSPYEIIAQGAKAGRYRMSLPGWNLLLRGGMAGAYMGMGGVLMIIVSSGVAATLGIGIAQFLMGLVFPLGLILIVLTGAELFTGDAMLAPFAAFSFNTGILSVFRIWILSYLGNIIGAFGFAGLITFGVLLQPGSEGYAAGSYAVSMVAFAAERCSYPGAAGILSCFLKALAAGWLLNLAVLLGICADDAIGKIAGIWFPSMALASTGMEHAITNACLIPAGLFSAPYLTPLQVAEVGPLAGNLAWSVFLLNNLLPVTLGNLVGGLVFSGILLWIAFQKEIRS; this comes from the coding sequence ATGAGTTATCATTCTCCTTACGAAATCATTGCACAAGGCGCAAAAGCCGGAAGATACCGGATGTCGCTCCCTGGCTGGAATCTCCTTCTTCGTGGTGGAATGGCCGGAGCATATATGGGAATGGGTGGAGTCCTGATGATTATTGTATCATCAGGTGTTGCCGCAACGCTTGGGATAGGGATCGCTCAGTTTCTCATGGGTCTTGTATTCCCTCTTGGACTAATCCTGATTGTACTGACCGGTGCTGAACTATTTACCGGAGATGCGATGCTGGCACCATTTGCCGCATTTTCATTTAATACTGGAATACTTTCAGTTTTCAGGATCTGGATTCTGTCATATCTTGGGAATATAATAGGGGCATTCGGGTTTGCAGGGCTGATTACATTCGGAGTGTTACTTCAGCCAGGTTCTGAAGGATACGCGGCTGGATCCTATGCTGTTTCTATGGTGGCATTTGCTGCGGAGCGATGTAGCTACCCGGGAGCAGCAGGGATACTTTCATGTTTCTTAAAAGCTCTTGCAGCCGGATGGCTCCTGAACCTGGCGGTTCTTCTTGGAATCTGTGCCGATGATGCGATTGGAAAAATTGCAGGAATATGGTTTCCATCAATGGCTTTAGCATCAACCGGGATGGAACATGCGATCACAAATGCCTGCCTGATACCTGCAGGACTTTTCTCAGCCCCGTATCTTACTCCGTTACAGGTAGCAGAAGTCGGACCACTTGCAGGAAATCTCGCATGGAGTGTTTTTCTCCTCAATAACCTTCTACCAGTCACCCTTGGAAATCTTGTTGGAGGACTGGTCTTCTCAGGCATACTTCTCTGGATAGCCTTTCAAAAGGAAATTAGATCGTAA
- a CDS encoding ATP-binding protein, with protein sequence MEDRYNQLTGTDVLTYRWIVPSESMTAVGELVVVSDEKKSIRYFTRVTGMHHEYESGGVLVTGFPIGCIGSDNIFRKPRTIPPLHSPVRGMDTEEISLLNMFMGDLEMGCMMSGNRLISEIPVGIPPSVLNQHLGIFATTGMGKSNLMKVLCASAIVTRKAGILLTDPHGEYATGQPGDPHACGLVHHPLAHVGLSVFTIRDESFARMHGLKPLKISHSDLSIADLGLIFDLSHDQYEVIHLLMPFKTDEILDFFIHDDVESLPSHLRTTAYIGNHQDIAQRVRSASPDALRLVQRQIRTLLDLTSGFVNKTESSFPEIISALDENKVVLIDIPGMSDAAELFVLSAISRSIFKDRQNRFINEGLSQTNGNILISIEEAQRVLSQRSEKTGIFREIAMEGRKFGVGIGVITQQPKNIDQRVLAQMNTLIVMGLADRQDREIIASSAKHDLRILDTEIQTLDRGEAIISTIGIPFPVSCHIHHFEEYLNWYS encoded by the coding sequence ATGGAGGATAGGTATAACCAACTGACCGGGACAGATGTTCTGACGTATCGGTGGATTGTTCCGTCGGAGAGCATGACTGCTGTTGGGGAACTGGTTGTCGTATCAGATGAGAAAAAAAGCATCAGGTATTTTACACGAGTCACCGGCATGCATCATGAATATGAATCCGGAGGAGTCCTGGTCACTGGATTTCCTATTGGTTGTATCGGATCAGATAACATCTTTCGAAAGCCCCGGACAATCCCTCCACTACATTCTCCGGTTCGCGGGATGGATACAGAAGAAATCTCTCTTCTTAATATGTTCATGGGAGATCTTGAAATGGGATGTATGATGAGTGGGAACCGGTTGATTTCTGAGATCCCTGTTGGAATTCCTCCTTCTGTATTAAATCAGCATTTGGGGATTTTTGCAACGACCGGGATGGGAAAAAGCAATCTCATGAAAGTGTTGTGTGCATCGGCTATCGTTACGAGAAAAGCCGGGATTCTCCTTACCGATCCTCATGGGGAATATGCAACCGGACAACCAGGAGATCCTCATGCTTGCGGACTTGTCCACCACCCTCTGGCTCATGTAGGACTTTCTGTTTTTACTATCCGGGATGAGTCATTTGCCAGAATGCATGGATTAAAACCGTTGAAGATATCACATTCTGATCTCTCCATAGCAGATCTGGGTCTGATTTTTGACCTTTCGCACGATCAATATGAAGTCATCCATCTTCTGATGCCATTTAAAACCGACGAGATTCTTGATTTTTTTATACATGATGATGTCGAATCACTTCCATCTCATCTTCGGACGACAGCATACATCGGAAATCATCAGGATATAGCTCAACGAGTCAGGTCTGCGTCACCTGATGCACTGCGTCTGGTTCAGCGACAGATAAGAACTCTTCTAGATCTCACGTCTGGTTTTGTCAATAAAACAGAATCATCATTTCCGGAGATTATCTCTGCTCTTGACGAGAACAAAGTTGTCTTGATTGACATTCCTGGGATGAGTGATGCTGCTGAATTGTTTGTTCTCTCAGCGATATCCCGGTCTATTTTTAAAGACCGGCAAAACCGGTTTATAAATGAAGGTTTATCGCAAACAAATGGGAATATTCTCATTTCAATTGAAGAAGCTCAACGTGTTCTTTCTCAGCGATCTGAAAAGACTGGAATATTTCGTGAGATAGCAATGGAAGGGCGTAAATTTGGTGTTGGGATAGGTGTAATTACCCAACAACCAAAAAATATTGATCAACGGGTATTAGCCCAGATGAACACTCTTATTGTAATGGGGCTTGCTGATCGCCAGGATCGTGAGATTATCGCTTCATCTGCGAAACATGATCTCAGAATTCTGGATACCGAAATTCAGACGCTTGACCGGGGTGAGGCCATTATCTCAACAATTGGTATTCCCTTTCCGGTCAGTTGTCATATTCACCATTTTGAGGAGTACCTCAATTGGTATTCCTAA
- the pscS gene encoding O-phospho-L-seryl-tRNA:Cys-tRNA synthase, with the protein MNCGEGIDTRQIDELFINLDPIQAGGRLTTDAMKAVLAYGDGYSVCDHCTKPFRLDHISKPPLAEFHKDLATFLNMDTARLVPGARRGFQAVADALVKPDDPVLLTAYSHYTEFLSVEQARAQPFEIPANDSHIITPDAAASRIEEVIKTTGKTPALMFVEQVDYQYGNQHPVKDLIKVAHQYDIPVLCNGAYTIGIMEVDGKELGADFLVGSGHKSMAAPAPSGVLATTNEWAETVLRTTGVKGDLTGRTFGVKEVEMMGCTLMGVTSVGMMASFPHVKKRVKEFDAQVRYGNMIVDALLTIDGTQVQSEYPRRHTLTRMNTTDSFDKVAKKHKKKGFFLTSALRERGITGILAGSTRVWKFNSYGITKEQASYVADAFVEIAKAEGIA; encoded by the coding sequence ATGAACTGCGGTGAAGGTATTGACACCAGACAGATTGACGAGCTTTTCATCAATCTTGATCCCATTCAGGCAGGTGGTCGGCTTACCACCGATGCGATGAAAGCAGTCCTCGCATATGGAGATGGATATTCAGTCTGTGATCATTGTACAAAACCGTTCAGACTTGATCATATCTCAAAGCCACCCCTTGCTGAATTTCACAAAGATCTGGCTACATTTCTCAATATGGACACCGCACGTCTTGTCCCAGGAGCTCGACGAGGTTTTCAGGCGGTTGCAGACGCATTGGTAAAACCTGATGATCCAGTTCTTTTAACTGCATATTCTCACTATACAGAGTTTCTTTCAGTAGAGCAGGCACGAGCTCAACCGTTTGAGATACCTGCAAATGACTCGCATATTATAACCCCCGATGCTGCAGCTTCCAGGATAGAAGAGGTAATAAAAACAACAGGGAAGACTCCTGCCTTAATGTTTGTTGAACAAGTTGACTATCAGTACGGGAATCAACACCCGGTTAAGGATCTCATAAAAGTTGCTCATCAATATGATATCCCCGTTCTCTGTAACGGAGCATATACAATTGGAATTATGGAAGTAGATGGGAAAGAACTGGGTGCGGATTTTCTGGTAGGATCAGGCCATAAAAGTATGGCAGCCCCTGCACCATCAGGAGTGCTTGCAACTACCAATGAATGGGCAGAAACTGTCCTCAGAACAACCGGAGTAAAAGGTGATCTCACCGGCAGAACATTCGGAGTCAAAGAAGTGGAGATGATGGGATGCACCCTGATGGGTGTGACCTCTGTTGGAATGATGGCCTCTTTCCCTCATGTAAAGAAACGAGTGAAGGAATTTGATGCCCAGGTCAGGTACGGTAATATGATTGTTGATGCACTCCTGACAATAGATGGAACACAAGTTCAGAGTGAATACCCTCGGAGGCATACTCTGACCAGAATGAATACCACCGATTCATTTGATAAAGTAGCAAAAAAACATAAAAAGAAAGGATTCTTCCTGACAAGTGCACTTCGGGAACGGGGGATAACCGGCATTCTTGCAGGTTCAACCAGAGTCTGGAAATTCAATAGTTATGGCATAACAAAGGAACAGGCATCGTATGTTGCTGATGCATTTGTCGAGATTGCAAAAGCTGAAGGAATTGCCTGA
- the thiI gene encoding tRNA uracil 4-sulfurtransferase ThiI yields MEQDTRKVVMVRFGEIFLKSEPVRREFLNRLRDNIRSALKASNVDGSITITRSRILVNAESSEDLVLLLSRIFGLIDISPVTICGNSMDDLCDAALKVARSHLVPHTKFAVRARREGVDGFSSQELAAEAGSRIITAIPDLKVDLTTPEYEIFIEARKEGGMVYDTRIPGPGGLPYGTQGKAVSLISAGIDSPVAAWLMMRRGVRMVFLHIAPGKFGGTDIPKNMLNNLSALSRWVPGLELRLVTVPAEPLYQALMDLSEAKLRCVICKRAMLLLAEQYARDTGCDGIVTGDNLGQVATQTLHNLASISTGIGIPIYRPLIGYDKEEIISLARKIGSFSSEPGDTSCHALPPRPVTKSDTAQIEASLAQVSMKAVISDILSQATITKIKL; encoded by the coding sequence ATGGAGCAGGATACCCGCAAGGTAGTGATGGTCCGGTTTGGAGAAATATTTTTAAAGAGCGAACCGGTGCGCAGGGAGTTTTTAAACAGATTACGTGACAATATTCGGTCAGCTCTTAAAGCGAGTAATGTGGACGGATCGATTACTATCACCCGGAGCAGGATTCTTGTGAATGCTGAGTCATCTGAAGATCTTGTTCTCCTGCTCTCCAGAATTTTTGGCCTCATAGATATTTCTCCGGTTACTATCTGCGGAAACAGCATGGATGATCTCTGCGATGCTGCGTTGAAGGTTGCCAGATCCCATCTCGTTCCTCATACAAAATTTGCAGTACGGGCACGGAGGGAGGGAGTTGATGGATTTTCCAGTCAGGAACTTGCTGCAGAAGCAGGCTCCCGAATCATTACTGCCATTCCAGACCTGAAAGTGGATCTGACCACACCGGAATATGAGATCTTTATTGAGGCCCGCAAAGAAGGAGGAATGGTATATGATACCAGGATTCCAGGACCTGGTGGTCTTCCTTATGGGACACAGGGAAAAGCGGTCTCTCTCATCTCTGCAGGAATAGATTCACCTGTTGCTGCATGGCTCATGATGCGCAGAGGTGTCAGAATGGTTTTTCTCCACATTGCTCCTGGGAAGTTTGGTGGGACTGATATTCCAAAAAATATGTTGAACAATCTCTCAGCCCTCTCACGTTGGGTACCTGGTCTTGAATTACGGCTGGTTACCGTTCCTGCTGAACCACTTTATCAGGCATTAATGGATCTTTCTGAAGCAAAACTTCGGTGTGTTATATGCAAGCGGGCAATGCTGCTCCTTGCTGAGCAGTATGCGAGAGATACCGGCTGTGATGGTATTGTAACTGGAGATAACCTGGGGCAGGTTGCAACACAGACACTTCACAACCTTGCTTCTATCTCTACCGGCATAGGGATTCCCATCTACCGGCCACTCATCGGGTATGATAAAGAGGAGATTATCTCCCTGGCACGAAAGATAGGATCATTTTCTTCAGAGCCTGGAGACACATCCTGCCATGCTCTGCCTCCCCGCCCGGTGACAAAGTCTGACACTGCTCAAATAGAGGCATCTCTTGCCCAGGTATCAATGAAGGCAGTTATCAGCGATATACTGAGTCAGGCTACGATAACAAAAATAAAGTTATGA